Part of the Melopsittacus undulatus isolate bMelUnd1 chromosome 7, bMelUnd1.mat.Z, whole genome shotgun sequence genome is shown below.
CCAGGAAATGCACAGCCTGGAACACTGAGCTGTCTGGCCCAGAGTTTTGTACTTCCCAAGTCACTCTGACTCCTTGctggaaaaatgtatttgaggCAGAGGAGTTTTAACAGTTCCTCACTTTGCATCAGAATTACAATCATCTCACTAGACAAGAGCAAGGCTCACACAGCTGACTTGAAATCTCCTGTCAGCTTGGTACCTGATTTCCTACAACATGGCCTGCACTGGTAGATTTTTCAGTAAGGTTTGCAGCCTCAAGTTTGCCATTTTCACACACTTCAGTCTCAGAACTGTCTTCAGAATACTGACGTAAAATAGCAGCTTTACTTCTGGTTTAGGGGTTTTagtttttggtgggttttttgggtttggttgttttgggggggggggttggttttgtttggggtttggtttttttagcCTTTTATATTTGGATaacttttgtgttttgctgaagGCCATAGCTTTCAAACAGAAGTAATACATTTAGATGGGTGGTTTCTTTTCAGTGGTAGGAATGTAAAATCACTGGCTACTAGGAATGCTAGATACACATCTTCCTTCAACAACTGGAGCCAGGCTACTGACATCTGATTCAGCTTTTTGACAGTTCAAACACAAATCTGTAAAACACTGTACAGAAATCCTGTGGCAGCAGAGTGCTGATCATTTTAGTGTTTGACTGTCACTCTGGCTTGAAAAATTAGTTGACCTTTTTTGCCACACACTATACACAGCTCTATAGTTGAATTCTGAATACAGAAGTTTTAGATTTCTGAATACAGGGTCTTCAGTTAATGTGTGCTGTCAAAAAAAGCACTTCTCAGTTACACAGTGTTCTTGCACTGTTTTCATGGGTGTTTGAATACTTTGTTCTGAAGTTGATTTTCAATAAGCATTGTTTCACTGATACACTACTTAGTGCAGAAGGACTTTGAGTCACGTCTGAGCTCAGATGTTAGAATAGAAATATTCAAATAACGTTTCTCATGAATACCAAATTACAGAAAATCTGTACAATTTTATCATTCATATATGACTGCTTCTTCTGTTGAAGGAAGAGATGTGCAGTCGTTAGTGACCCATTCCTGAGAATTACCTGATCCCTACAGATTTTGCCAGGTGCCTTGGTAGgattttttatgtttaaaccAAAGACTTGTGCTCTGGTAATACTCATACCACTTCTCGATAAGGAAAAACCTATCAAAATGCAGAGCAGTTTGTCACAGGTTCACTTCTACATAGAAATGTGTTATTTTACTGAATGCTTTCGGTTTTTCATGATTTCTAGAAATGATTTGCCTTAAGTGAGAGGAGGCCAGATTCTGTTAGTGTGAGCCAGAGAACAGCTTCAGGACAGGGCCTGTGTTTACCTTAGGAATTGCTCAAGTGTTTACAAGGCACAGCTTCTGACTCTGTACAAGTGGTTTGTAGTGGCAGGGAGAGGTGTGAGTTCTCACAGTGAATCACAGGAGTCCCTGTTCCTCTCTCAGACTCCTCATCAATCTGACTACATgggttttcttctggaaatacTTTTGGCACATCAGATTAAAGAGTAGGAATAGGGCAATATAATGCTTTGAACTTGAATGCCAGGATGAGAGAGACATGAGGAAATGATGTTCATCTGAAGGGCTTGGTCATTTTGATTAGAATTTTAACAATGTCAGGTCATCAGTGCAGCTTTAGCTCTTTTAagtagaagtaatttttttccatagaaCTAGATGATGTGGATTTCAAGGTACCTGTAATAATTCTGTGTCATCCAGTCAAATTGTAAAGGACATTTTACCCCAGATGTTTATGTATCCTGTTAAAAAGTCTAAAATAGTACAGATTGTTTGGGGCTGTGGTTGTTGGGCTGCCTGTTTGCCTTAGTGGACTAATTCCAttcccttctgtttcttctcaggGATTCAGAGCTTCTGCAAGGACTTACTAGAAGTTGCAGACATTTTGGAGAAAGCAACTGAAAGTGttccaaaagaagaaattaaggaTGAAAATCCTCACTTGAAGAGTTTATATGAAGGTCTCGTTATGACAGAAGTACAGATTCAGAAAGTGTTTAAAAAGCATGGCCTGCTCAGACTGAATCCTGTCGGAGCCAAGTTTGATCCCTATGAACACGAAGCGTTGTTCCATGCTCCCATGGAAGGGAAGGAGCCTGGCACTATTGCATTAGTATCCAAGATTGGCTATAAGCTGCACGGGCGTACACTGCGGCCCGCCTTGGTGGGTGTTGTGAAAGACGCTTAGCTGCTTAACCTGAGAAGGTAAAATGCCATACAACTATTAAACAGCTGGATGGTTTTCCTCTCACACCGTGCTTTCCTCATTCCTCTGCCCCCTGAGAGGTCTAAATGAATTGCTTGAGGTCTCCCAGTGAAAATGAAGCAACCAGTGAAATTCTCCTGCTTAGTGGCCTTCAACATAACTGTTCCATCAACTCTCTTCTCAAGTGTGAAATACAGGAGCCATTAAGCTCCCTAATGCTGTAGATAACGTTTTTTACAACTATTGCTCCCAAAGGTGCATTAAATTGAAAGGAACAAAATGCTCACAAGATTTTTGCATAACGTTTATCGTGTGTAGAGTGAAAATCCAAATCGTGGCTCAAacacttccttttgttttgtagaATCCAACACTGCAGAAGTGGGTGAAGTACAAATAACCCCTTTTCTGCAAGCACCCATCAGCTTTTATGTGATAAATGCCCTTTTTTAATGTCTATTCAGAAATAATCTGGGCAACTGAAATGGAAACCTTGGTGAGTTCTGATGTGTAAATAAAAGGCAATGGAGAGTAGACATATTCTGTAAGTGTTCAACCCTTTTTGTCCTGTGCTGATGTTGACTCAAGAAAACCATCTAATACTTGTATGGCATTGAAGAACCAATAGAATTTATCCTATctggatttttaatttaatattgtaTAAATTGGTTTAAACAATTTTGATAGTCTTGTAACTTCCAACCTTTACACTCAGTTTGGTATGCAAACTGTAGTTACATCCCTGCTGAAAGCCAGAATGCCACCATAAGTGAGTAGCTGAGAGTTTGGCACATACTGTCTTTTAGAATTACATAAATAATTGCATGTAAGTGGCTCAGACAGAAATGTGAACTTTGTTTCATCTGCATTTCTTGCATTTACTCAGCTTGGATCTTAAGCTGGAACAGAACTTTTCCCATGCACAGCTCTTGCCCTGTCTAAACTGCATGTGCTGCTCCCAGTCCTGTAGAATCAGGCTAAAATACAGTCCCTGATTAACTCCATGCTTTGCCCTACATTTGTCTGGTCACCtggataggatgggatggaaaCTGACAAATTACACAACTGGCAAAGCCTCTTATATCCTCAAAGCCCACACATCTAACGGGATAGAAACTGCAAACTTATGTGTGTTATTAGGACCTGGTAAACAGTAAGTACTGCTGAATTTTCACCCTTGCTTCTGGTTGTCTTCCATCAAGGACCTTCTGCCTCAAGGTCAAgtattgatttttgttttggggttcaGAGGCAGAGTTGCCAACAGTTTACTGAATGCAAGACCTGCTCATGGGGAGACGTGATTACTTCTCCTTCAAGACTTACTTCCCTGTGCTAGTTTGCCT
Proteins encoded:
- the GRPEL1 gene encoding grpE protein homolog 1, mitochondrial, with translation MAAVAQCVRGALRPRYPLLSFALRTSPRLLCAATQQKNTGQNLEEDQSQSQNEHKVEPSSAEKMLTEEKAKLEEQLKEVTDKYKRALADAENIRQRSQKLVEEAKLYGIQSFCKDLLEVADILEKATESVPKEEIKDENPHLKSLYEGLVMTEVQIQKVFKKHGLLRLNPVGAKFDPYEHEALFHAPMEGKEPGTIALVSKIGYKLHGRTLRPALVGVVKDA